From Saccharothrix espanaensis DSM 44229, the proteins below share one genomic window:
- the asnB gene encoding asparagine synthase (glutamine-hydrolyzing), with translation MCGLVGLVCPGENEAHHSRAAVAAAMRCQRHRGPDETGTWQGGEVVFGFNRLAIIDIEHSHQPLHWGPPELPGRYTINFNGEIYNYLELRAELTKQFGAVFATDGDTETIVAAYHYWGPAAVGKLRGMFAFLIWDSEHKVVFGARDPFGIKPLYFASGPGGVAFSSEKKSVLELAPTLGIRPELDRKALQHYLILQYVPEPESLHGQVHRVESGTSFTVQPGGQVVAERYFPATFRPRAVHGAADENRLYDEITAALRDSVAKHMRADVTVGSFLSGGIDSTVVAALAKEHNPDLITFTTGFERSGYSEIDVAAESAAAIGVKHVVRAVTAQEMMDALPLITWYLDDPVADPALVPLWFIAREAREHVKVVLSGEGADELFGGYTIYREPLSLAPFEKVPGALRKAMGRVSTKIPQGVRGKDLLRRGALTLEERYYGNARIFLDDQLRQVLRTYDPNVSHQDVTAKPYRESQQWDPVTRMQHVDLFTWLRGDILVKADKMTMANSLELRVPFLDPEVFKIASQIPSELKLTKETTKHALRRAIRDIVPAHVLNRRKLGFPVPIRHWLKDEMHDWAVDIVRQSQTDQYIDKTAVLRVIEEHRSGVADNSRRIWALIVFMLWHGIFIEGRIRPVVPEPHYPVKL, from the coding sequence GTGTGCGGCCTGGTTGGACTGGTTTGCCCTGGCGAGAACGAAGCGCACCACTCGCGCGCGGCGGTGGCGGCCGCCATGCGCTGCCAGCGCCACCGCGGCCCTGACGAGACGGGCACCTGGCAGGGCGGCGAGGTCGTCTTCGGCTTCAACCGCCTGGCCATCATCGACATCGAGCACTCGCACCAGCCGTTGCACTGGGGGCCGCCGGAACTGCCCGGCCGGTACACCATCAACTTCAACGGCGAGATCTACAACTACCTGGAGCTGCGCGCCGAGCTGACCAAGCAGTTCGGCGCGGTGTTCGCCACCGACGGCGACACCGAGACGATCGTGGCGGCCTACCACTACTGGGGGCCCGCCGCCGTCGGCAAGCTGCGAGGGATGTTCGCGTTCCTCATCTGGGACTCCGAGCACAAGGTCGTCTTCGGCGCGCGCGACCCGTTCGGCATCAAGCCGCTGTACTTCGCCTCCGGTCCCGGCGGTGTGGCGTTCTCCAGCGAGAAGAAGTCCGTGCTGGAGCTCGCGCCCACCCTCGGCATCCGCCCGGAGCTGGACCGCAAGGCCCTCCAGCACTACCTGATCCTGCAGTACGTGCCCGAGCCGGAGTCGCTGCACGGCCAGGTCCACCGGGTCGAGTCCGGCACGTCGTTCACCGTCCAGCCCGGCGGCCAGGTGGTCGCGGAGCGCTACTTCCCGGCCACCTTCCGGCCGCGCGCGGTGCACGGCGCGGCGGACGAGAACCGCCTGTACGACGAGATCACCGCCGCGCTGCGCGACTCGGTCGCCAAGCACATGCGGGCGGACGTCACCGTCGGCTCGTTCCTGTCCGGCGGCATCGACTCGACCGTGGTCGCGGCGCTGGCCAAGGAGCACAACCCGGACCTGATCACCTTCACCACCGGTTTCGAGCGCTCCGGCTACTCCGAGATCGACGTGGCGGCCGAGTCCGCCGCCGCGATCGGGGTCAAGCACGTGGTCCGGGCGGTGACCGCGCAGGAGATGATGGACGCGCTGCCGCTGATCACCTGGTACCTGGACGACCCGGTGGCCGACCCGGCGCTGGTGCCGCTGTGGTTCATCGCCCGCGAGGCACGCGAGCACGTGAAGGTCGTGCTGTCCGGCGAGGGCGCGGACGAGCTGTTCGGCGGCTACACGATCTACCGCGAGCCGCTGTCGCTGGCGCCGTTCGAGAAGGTGCCCGGCGCGCTGCGCAAGGCCATGGGCCGGGTGTCGACCAAGATCCCGCAGGGCGTGCGCGGCAAGGACCTGCTGCGGCGGGGCGCGCTGACCCTGGAGGAGCGCTACTACGGCAACGCCCGGATCTTCCTGGACGACCAGCTGCGCCAGGTCCTGCGCACCTACGACCCGAACGTGTCGCACCAGGACGTGACCGCGAAGCCGTACCGCGAGTCCCAGCAGTGGGACCCGGTGACCCGGATGCAGCACGTCGACCTGTTCACCTGGCTGCGCGGCGACATCCTGGTCAAGGCCGACAAGATGACGATGGCCAACTCGCTGGAGCTGCGGGTGCCGTTCCTGGACCCCGAGGTCTTCAAGATCGCCTCCCAGATCCCCTCGGAGCTCAAGCTCACCAAGGAGACGACCAAGCACGCCCTGCGCCGGGCGATCCGCGACATCGTCCCCGCGCACGTCCTCAACCGCCGCAAGCTGGGCTTCCCGGTGCCGATCCGGCACTGGCTGAAGGACGAGATGCACGACTGGGCGGTCGACATCGTCCGCCAGTCGCAGACCGACCAGTACATCGACAAGACCGCGGTGCTGCGCGTCATCGAGGAGCACCGCTCCGGCGTGGCCGACAACAGCCGCCGGATCTGGGCCCTGATCGTGTTCATGCTCTGGCACGGCATCTTCATCGAGGGCCGCATCCGCCCGGTCGTCCCCGAGCCGCACTACCCCGTCAAGCTCTAG
- a CDS encoding HesB/IscA family protein, which yields MTTAQDQDAVTPTPDAPPTHGVTLTDSAAVKAKALLDQEGRDDMHLRIAVQPGGCAGLRYQLFFDERTLDGDALRDFGGLKVAVDRMSAPYVEGAVIDFVDTIEKQGFTIDNPNAGGSCACGDSFH from the coding sequence ATGACGACCGCTCAGGACCAGGACGCAGTCACCCCGACTCCTGACGCACCGCCCACCCACGGCGTGACGCTGACCGACTCGGCGGCCGTGAAGGCAAAGGCGCTGCTCGACCAGGAGGGCCGCGACGACATGCACCTGCGCATCGCCGTCCAGCCCGGTGGTTGCGCGGGTCTGCGCTACCAGCTGTTCTTCGACGAGCGCACGCTCGACGGTGACGCGCTGCGCGACTTCGGCGGTCTCAAGGTCGCGGTGGACCGGATGAGCGCTCCGTACGTCGAGGGCGCGGTGATCGACTTCGTGGACACGATCGAGAAGCAGGGCTTCACGATCGACAACCCGAACGCGGGCGGTTCGTGCGCCTGCGGTGACTCCTTCCACTGA
- a CDS encoding cytochrome c oxidase subunit 4, producing the protein MKIEARIFDLVMAFSFLVAVVYGYWTWADTGHVEPTGTVALALTGGLALIVGTYFRFVARRIEVRPEDNAEAEVSDGAGELGFFSPGSYWPIGLAASAALAAVALAFWYVWLLVIAIVVLLVMVGGLVFEYHTGPNHD; encoded by the coding sequence ATGAAGATCGAAGCGCGCATTTTCGACCTGGTGATGGCGTTCTCGTTCCTGGTGGCCGTGGTGTACGGCTACTGGACCTGGGCCGACACCGGCCACGTGGAGCCGACCGGGACGGTGGCCCTGGCGCTGACCGGTGGGCTGGCGCTCATCGTGGGCACGTACTTCCGGTTCGTCGCCCGCCGGATCGAGGTCCGGCCGGAGGACAACGCCGAGGCCGAGGTGTCCGACGGTGCCGGTGAGCTGGGCTTCTTCAGCCCCGGGTCGTACTGGCCGATCGGACTGGCGGCGTCGGCGGCCCTGGCGGCCGTGGCGCTGGCGTTCTGGTACGTGTGGCTGTTGGTGATCGCCATCGTGGTGCTGCTGGTCATGGTGGGTGGACTGGTGTTCGAGTACCACACCGGGCCGAACCACGACTGA
- a CDS encoding Imm1 family immunity protein — protein MATLKAIFDRETGARPVLIHTLVELDAFVERVRTLAVAQECPAVAEISHADNPWGHAILEVGIGKERGFVRENSTPMRATGTTTEVADPIVYDDQGTGVDIPAGQEVPLDVVRRVLAAFLAHDARIPEDSPDLHVLS, from the coding sequence GTGGCGACGCTGAAAGCGATCTTCGATCGAGAAACCGGCGCGCGCCCGGTCCTGATCCACACCCTGGTCGAGTTGGACGCTTTTGTGGAGCGGGTGCGGACGCTCGCGGTTGCGCAGGAGTGCCCTGCCGTCGCCGAGATCTCCCACGCCGACAACCCCTGGGGTCACGCCATCCTGGAAGTCGGCATCGGGAAGGAACGCGGCTTCGTTCGGGAGAACTCGACGCCGATGCGTGCCACTGGGACCACCACCGAGGTCGCCGACCCCATCGTGTACGACGACCAGGGAACCGGGGTCGACATACCGGCTGGTCAGGAGGTGCCCCTGGACGTGGTGCGCCGGGTGCTCGCGGCGTTCCTCGCCCACGACGCCCGCATCCCGGAGGACTCCCCCGACCTGCACGTCCTTAGCTAG
- a CDS encoding lysophospholipid acyltransferase family protein, whose amino-acid sequence MLYTVMKRVVAPTARLLWRPKVEGLENIPATGPVILAPNHLSFIDSIVIPMVVPRRVSFLAKAEYFEGTGVKGALSRYFFGSLGHVPVRRGIGRAARASLDTAAGILASGGAFAIYPEGTRSLDGNLHRGRTGVARMALESGAPVIPVGLIGTDKVQPVDAKLPRIRPVTIRFGTPLDFSRYAGMHESLPVLRSVTDEIVYRILDLSGQDYVDRYQAGAGDAAA is encoded by the coding sequence ATGCTCTACACGGTGATGAAGCGGGTGGTGGCCCCCACCGCGAGACTTCTCTGGCGGCCGAAGGTCGAGGGCCTGGAGAACATCCCGGCGACCGGCCCGGTGATCCTCGCCCCGAACCACCTGTCGTTCATCGACAGCATCGTGATCCCCATGGTCGTCCCCCGCCGGGTGTCGTTCCTGGCGAAGGCCGAGTACTTCGAGGGCACCGGCGTCAAGGGAGCCCTGTCCCGGTACTTCTTCGGCTCGCTGGGCCACGTTCCGGTACGCCGGGGTATCGGGAGGGCCGCCAGGGCGTCGCTGGACACCGCGGCCGGGATCCTGGCCTCCGGCGGCGCGTTCGCGATCTACCCCGAGGGCACCCGCTCGCTGGACGGCAACCTGCACCGCGGCCGCACCGGCGTGGCCAGGATGGCGCTCGAGTCCGGTGCCCCGGTCATCCCGGTGGGCCTGATCGGCACCGACAAGGTCCAGCCGGTGGACGCGAAACTGCCTCGCATCCGCCCGGTGACCATCCGCTTCGGCACGCCGCTGGACTTCTCCCGGTACGCCGGGATGCACGAGTCCCTGCCGGTCCTGCGCTCGGTCACCGACGAGATCGTCTACCGCATCCTGGACCTGTCCGGCCAGGACTACGTGGACCGCTACCAGGCCGGCGCCGGCGACGCGGCCGCCTGA
- a CDS encoding DddA-like double-stranded DNA deaminase toxin encodes MPSLGEVGATLHQVVDTTTRAQASLSQAADLAAEAADMIEIAGAGSNQADVLITSAAFREVAYDADQAVGRDLDAALQTVYRIIKSLGVVVPAKPLLEPTPSSTPTSPPLTDEERIAEIRRELPEPRRPAAGTKTNGRWFTARGPVRAQVSGDGPDARMVHDALREEGYPHSGAPIVTTHVEMKIAGQMRRDGIREATLVIDNVPCAKLLGCENLIGVVLPAGYSLTVHGTGGYRRTFKGGQKPPWRR; translated from the coding sequence GTGCCGTCACTGGGAGAGGTCGGAGCGACGCTCCACCAGGTCGTAGACACGACCACCAGGGCACAGGCATCGCTTTCGCAGGCCGCAGACCTCGCCGCCGAAGCCGCCGACATGATCGAGATCGCCGGTGCCGGCAGTAATCAGGCAGACGTGCTGATCACCTCCGCAGCGTTCCGAGAGGTCGCATACGACGCGGACCAGGCCGTCGGCCGAGATTTGGATGCGGCGCTACAGACGGTCTACCGAATCATCAAGTCCCTTGGGGTAGTCGTCCCCGCCAAGCCCCTCTTGGAGCCGACGCCGAGTAGCACCCCCACGTCACCTCCCCTCACCGACGAAGAACGAATCGCCGAGATCCGGCGGGAATTGCCCGAACCACGGCGACCGGCCGCAGGGACGAAGACGAACGGGCGGTGGTTCACCGCGCGAGGACCGGTCAGGGCACAGGTCAGCGGGGACGGGCCAGATGCACGGATGGTCCATGACGCCCTGCGTGAAGAGGGCTACCCGCACTCGGGAGCACCGATCGTCACGACCCACGTGGAGATGAAGATTGCCGGCCAGATGCGCCGCGATGGAATCCGCGAAGCAACCCTGGTGATCGACAACGTACCCTGTGCCAAGCTACTCGGTTGTGAGAATCTCATCGGTGTCGTACTCCCCGCCGGCTATTCGCTGACGGTCCACGGCACGGGCGGGTACCGGCGCACCTTCAAAGGAGGGCAGAAGCCACCGTGGCGACGCTGA
- a CDS encoding NUDIX hydrolase has translation MTKLRHSVRAIVLDEDDRVLLCRHAIPGPAGATVVWAAPGGGVEPGETRLAALRRELHEEVGPVASAVEPLPVWRQQVVGPGYAAGYDGAVNDYFLLRVRSFAPRGAMTDQELAAEHIDGLRWWSLPEIAGYRGHDLFSPRDLATPLAALIADGPPAVPRALGP, from the coding sequence GTGACGAAGCTGCGCCACTCGGTCCGCGCGATCGTCCTGGACGAGGACGATCGCGTCCTCCTCTGCCGCCACGCCATCCCCGGGCCGGCCGGTGCGACGGTGGTATGGGCCGCTCCCGGAGGTGGCGTCGAACCCGGCGAGACGCGGCTCGCGGCCCTGCGCCGCGAGCTGCACGAGGAGGTCGGGCCCGTCGCCTCCGCCGTCGAACCGCTGCCGGTGTGGCGTCAGCAGGTCGTGGGACCGGGGTACGCGGCGGGCTACGACGGGGCGGTCAACGACTACTTCCTCCTGCGGGTCCGGTCGTTCGCACCGCGTGGCGCGATGACCGACCAGGAGTTGGCGGCCGAGCACATCGACGGCCTGCGCTGGTGGTCGTTGCCGGAGATCGCCGGCTACCGCGGCCACGACCTGTTCTCGCCCCGCGACCTGGCCACACCGCTGGCGGCACTGATCGCCGATGGCCCGCCCGCCGTCCCCCGCGCACTCGGGCCCTGA
- the trpD gene encoding anthranilate phosphoribosyltransferase, which produces MTERTWPLLLNQLIDRVDLSEGDTSWAMDQIMSGAATPAQVGGFAVALRAKGETPEEVDGLASAMLKHARRFTVEGRAADIVGTGGDNSHSVNISTMAAIVTAAAGVPIVKHGNRAASSKCGTADVLEALGVAIDLPPVGVQATVAELGIGFCFAPVFHPAFRYTLAPRRELGIPTSFNLLGPLTNPALPEVGLIGCARAAAAPLIAGVFARRGNTALVVRGDDGLDEITTTTTTTVWVTQDGEVRETTLDPATLGIAPALPDDLRGGDAAFNAEVVRDLVGGKPGAVRDAVLLNAAGAIAAHTGLSEDLHADVAAALGRAGEAIDSGQAADLLRRWAARSTELKEDLAEG; this is translated from the coding sequence ATGACGGAGCGCACCTGGCCGTTACTGCTCAACCAGCTCATCGACCGCGTCGACCTGTCCGAGGGCGACACGTCGTGGGCGATGGACCAGATCATGTCCGGCGCGGCCACCCCCGCCCAGGTGGGCGGCTTCGCCGTCGCCCTGAGGGCGAAGGGCGAGACGCCGGAGGAGGTCGACGGCCTGGCGAGCGCGATGCTCAAGCACGCCCGCCGGTTCACCGTCGAGGGGCGCGCGGCGGACATCGTCGGCACCGGCGGCGACAACTCGCACTCGGTGAACATCTCCACCATGGCGGCCATCGTCACGGCGGCGGCGGGTGTCCCGATCGTGAAGCACGGCAACCGCGCGGCCAGCTCCAAGTGCGGCACGGCGGACGTCCTCGAAGCGCTCGGCGTGGCGATCGACCTGCCGCCGGTGGGCGTCCAGGCGACCGTCGCGGAGCTGGGCATCGGCTTCTGCTTCGCCCCGGTCTTCCACCCGGCGTTCCGCTACACCCTGGCCCCCCGCCGCGAGCTGGGCATCCCCACCTCGTTCAACCTGCTGGGCCCCCTGACCAACCCGGCTCTGCCCGAGGTGGGCCTGATCGGCTGCGCCCGCGCCGCCGCCGCCCCCCTGATCGCGGGCGTCTTCGCCCGGCGGGGCAACACGGCGCTGGTCGTGCGCGGTGACGACGGCTTGGACGAGATCACCACCACGACCACCACGACCGTCTGGGTGACCCAGGACGGCGAGGTCCGTGAGACCACCCTCGACCCCGCCACCCTGGGCATCGCTCCCGCGCTGCCCGACGACCTGCGCGGCGGCGACGCGGCGTTCAACGCCGAGGTCGTCCGCGACCTGGTGGGCGGCAAGCCCGGAGCGGTGCGCGACGCCGTGCTGCTCAACGCCGCCGGAGCGATCGCGGCCCACACCGGCCTGAGCGAGGACCTGCACGCGGACGTCGCGGCGGCCCTGGGCCGAGCCGGCGAGGCGATCGACTCCGGCCAGGCCGCCGACCTGCTGCGCAGGTGGGCCGCCCGCTCGACCGAGCTGAAGGAAGACCTGGCCGAGGGCTGA
- a CDS encoding MerR family transcriptional regulator yields the protein MAGVLIGELSERTGATVRMLRYYDQHGLLQPQRTESRYRVYDESDVERVRSVRCLIASGLNVRLVRLVLAHAFGQQIELPDDEAGCVPLLEMLSDELSAVEQRIESLERSKTHLARLVSDVGLIMEARRAAHDGPCAEARVAAGG from the coding sequence GTGGCCGGGGTGCTGATCGGCGAGTTGAGCGAGCGGACCGGGGCGACTGTGCGGATGCTGCGCTACTACGACCAGCACGGGTTGTTGCAGCCCCAGCGCACGGAGTCCCGGTACCGCGTGTACGACGAGTCCGATGTGGAGCGTGTGCGCAGCGTGCGCTGCCTGATCGCGTCCGGCCTGAACGTGCGGTTGGTGCGGTTGGTGCTGGCGCACGCCTTCGGGCAGCAGATCGAACTGCCGGACGACGAGGCGGGCTGCGTGCCGTTGCTGGAGATGCTGAGCGACGAGCTCTCGGCGGTGGAGCAGCGGATCGAGTCGCTGGAGCGCAGCAAGACCCACCTGGCCCGGCTGGTGTCGGATGTCGGGCTGATCATGGAAGCCAGGCGTGCCGCGCATGACGGGCCGTGCGCGGAAGCCCGGGTTGCCGCCGGGGGGTGA
- a CDS encoding DUF3043 domain-containing protein, translating into MRFLRRNADEAAPTAEDTPAEVTPVDPARTPAKGKPTPKRREAESKRRGPVPPPPRTQREALKRMRGNKQSKEERRAASVERRQRMMAGEDKYLLPRDRGPVKAYIRDIVDSRRNLMGLFMPLAILVFVALLVPQPQVQQYATLLTTFMLLAMVVEGVVLGRMVAKRVRAKFPDNTTRGLSIGWYSFIRASQLRRLRVPKPRVTYGAKV; encoded by the coding sequence GTGAGGTTCCTGCGCCGCAACGCCGACGAAGCCGCCCCGACCGCCGAAGACACCCCGGCGGAGGTGACGCCCGTCGACCCCGCGCGCACTCCGGCGAAGGGCAAGCCGACCCCCAAACGCCGGGAGGCGGAGAGCAAGCGCCGCGGCCCGGTCCCGCCGCCGCCCCGCACGCAGCGCGAGGCGCTCAAGCGGATGCGCGGCAACAAGCAGAGCAAGGAAGAACGCCGAGCCGCCTCGGTCGAACGCCGTCAGCGCATGATGGCCGGCGAGGACAAGTACCTGCTCCCCCGCGACCGCGGGCCGGTCAAGGCGTACATCCGCGACATCGTCGACTCCCGCCGCAACCTCATGGGCCTGTTCATGCCCCTGGCGATCCTCGTCTTCGTCGCCCTCCTGGTCCCGCAGCCCCAGGTGCAGCAGTACGCGACCCTGCTCACGACCTTCATGCTCCTCGCCATGGTCGTGGAAGGCGTGGTCCTGGGCCGCATGGTCGCCAAGCGCGTCAGGGCCAAGTTCCCGGACAACACCACCCGCGGCCTCTCGATCGGCTGGTACTCGTTCATCCGAGCCAGCCAGCTACGCCGCCTGCGCGTCCCCAAGCCCCGAGTGACCTACGGCGCAAAGGTCTAA
- a CDS encoding MFS transporter produces the protein MIALVLMLCAFAVGTSEFIVVGVLPEVAADLDVTLPTAGLLVTAYAVSVAVGGPVLTVLTGRLPRRSLLIAVMVLALLAASACALAGDYTTLMAARMVAALSQGLFFAVASQVAVAAVPPEKQTAAIAKVVNGVALSTILGIPVGTLVGQNYGWRASFALVAALTLIGLIGVALGAPKVEHEPDAGVRASLFAFGKRTVLLGLLTTILSFTGMITAFTYVAPALRDVTGFSPAWVTGVLLVYGLGTMVGSTIAGRVRPGSIAKVLPIPLIGLTVLLLAQGFLLETKVTAVIAVFVLGAAAFASGPLLHTFLMGQAGSAAGLVASVNISAFNVAAALGPMIGGAVIAGGFGFQWIAAVGAVPTLLGVLVALVISRLVRRGAAPATEPNATTYAHA, from the coding sequence GTGATCGCACTCGTGCTGATGTTGTGCGCGTTCGCCGTCGGAACCTCCGAGTTCATCGTCGTCGGCGTGCTGCCCGAGGTCGCCGCGGACCTCGACGTGACCCTGCCCACCGCGGGCCTGCTGGTCACCGCCTACGCGGTGTCCGTCGCGGTCGGCGGTCCAGTCCTCACCGTCCTGACCGGCCGCCTGCCGCGCCGGTCCCTGCTGATCGCCGTCATGGTGCTCGCGCTGCTGGCCGCCTCGGCCTGCGCCCTGGCCGGCGACTACACCACCCTGATGGCCGCCCGCATGGTCGCGGCGCTGTCCCAGGGCCTGTTCTTCGCGGTCGCCTCCCAGGTCGCGGTGGCCGCCGTGCCGCCGGAGAAGCAGACCGCCGCCATCGCCAAGGTGGTCAACGGCGTGGCGCTGTCCACCATCCTCGGCATCCCGGTCGGCACGCTCGTCGGCCAGAACTACGGCTGGCGGGCGTCGTTCGCCCTGGTCGCAGCCCTGACCCTGATCGGCCTGATCGGCGTCGCCCTGGGTGCCCCGAAGGTCGAGCACGAGCCGGACGCGGGCGTGCGCGCCAGCCTGTTCGCGTTCGGCAAGCGCACCGTCCTGCTGGGCCTGCTGACGACGATCCTGTCGTTCACCGGCATGATCACCGCGTTCACCTACGTGGCGCCCGCGCTGCGCGACGTCACGGGCTTCAGCCCGGCCTGGGTGACCGGCGTCCTGCTGGTCTACGGCCTGGGGACGATGGTCGGCAGCACGATCGCCGGCCGCGTCCGGCCGGGGTCCATCGCCAAGGTCCTGCCGATCCCGCTGATCGGCCTCACCGTGCTCCTGCTGGCCCAGGGCTTCCTGCTGGAGACCAAGGTGACGGCCGTGATCGCGGTGTTCGTGCTCGGCGCGGCGGCCTTCGCCTCGGGTCCGCTGCTGCACACGTTCCTGATGGGCCAGGCGGGTTCGGCGGCGGGCCTGGTCGCCTCGGTGAACATCTCGGCGTTCAACGTGGCGGCGGCGCTGGGCCCGATGATCGGCGGAGCCGTCATCGCCGGCGGCTTCGGCTTCCAGTGGATCGCCGCCGTCGGCGCGGTCCCGACCCTCCTGGGCGTGCTCGTGGCCCTGGTCATCTCCCGACTGGTGCGCCGGGGAGCCGCACCCGCCACCGAGCCGAACGCAACCACCTACGCACACGCGTGA
- a CDS encoding glycerate kinase family protein, which produces MRVVVAPDCFGGTLTAREAAEAIGRGWRSAAPGDELLLRPLADGGPGFVDVLHGALGGVLHSSVVSGPRGEAVEARWLVADDGTAYVESAQACGLHLVPVNERAASVESATTRGVGELVAAADGLGCHTIVVGLGGSATTDGGAGLLSVVSSVSARVVAASDVENPLLGPHGAAATFGPQKGASAWVVARLEDRLAAMDVLEPVRDLPGAGAAGGLGAALLALGASVVSGAGLVRSLTRLDPALDGADLAVTGEGSFDWQSLRGKLITAVAGGAAERGIPCVVLAGQVSVGRREAGAAGVQESYSVTEHAGSVEKSMADPAGTLTALAADVARQWSHSRP; this is translated from the coding sequence GTGCGCGTTGTTGTTGCTCCGGACTGCTTCGGTGGGACCTTGACCGCTCGGGAAGCCGCCGAGGCGATCGGGCGCGGGTGGCGGTCGGCTGCTCCCGGTGACGAACTGCTGCTGCGGCCGTTGGCCGACGGCGGGCCTGGGTTCGTCGATGTCCTGCACGGTGCACTGGGCGGGGTGCTGCACTCGTCGGTGGTGTCCGGGCCACGGGGGGAAGCCGTCGAAGCCCGATGGCTCGTTGCCGACGACGGGACCGCCTACGTCGAGTCGGCGCAGGCCTGCGGGCTGCACCTGGTCCCGGTGAACGAGCGGGCCGCGTCCGTGGAGTCCGCCACCACCCGTGGGGTGGGGGAGTTGGTGGCGGCGGCGGACGGGCTTGGGTGTCACACGATCGTGGTGGGGTTGGGCGGATCGGCGACCACGGATGGTGGCGCTGGATTGCTGTCCGTGGTGTCGTCGGTGTCCGCTCGTGTGGTTGCGGCCTCTGATGTGGAGAACCCGTTGCTGGGGCCGCACGGGGCGGCGGCGACGTTCGGGCCGCAGAAGGGGGCGTCCGCGTGGGTGGTGGCGCGGTTGGAGGACCGGCTGGCGGCGATGGACGTGCTGGAGCCGGTGCGGGACCTGCCGGGGGCGGGGGCCGCCGGTGGGCTGGGTGCGGCGCTGCTGGCGCTGGGGGCCTCGGTGGTGTCGGGGGCCGGGCTGGTCCGGTCGCTGACCCGGCTGGACCCGGCGTTGGACGGTGCGGACCTCGCGGTGACGGGCGAAGGCAGTTTCGACTGGCAGTCGTTGCGCGGGAAGTTGATCACGGCGGTGGCCGGTGGGGCCGCCGAGCGCGGGATTCCCTGCGTTGTACTGGCTGGTCAGGTGAGTGTGGGACGCCGTGAGGCGGGTGCGGCCGGAGTGCAGGAGTCGTACTCGGTCACCGAGCACGCCGGGTCCGTGGAGAAGTCCATGGCCGACCCGGCCGGCACCTTGACGGCACTCGCCGCGGACGTGGCGAGGCAGTGGTCACACTCCCGTCCCTGA
- the ctaC gene encoding aa3-type cytochrome oxidase subunit II: MGLKEGTRAARLAKVVGLVGLVGVGATGCSTEEVLRFGWPVGVTEQAHRMQELWTWSVVAALAVGAIVWGLILWSVAFHRKKSEDLPRQVAYNLPLELVLIVVPTIIVAVLFYFTAVTQNFVTKKTGDADVTVDVVAFQWNWEFKYPEFKLPGAEPVDGKEPVVSTIGSSGEVPLMVLPQGKRVLFNLESTDVIHSFYVPEFHFKRDVFPMPKKNNQDSSFEISPIDRTGSLVGRCAELCGSFHAVMNFEIRVLEPGDFDRYMKLRQEKNPKTGQFHTAAEALTEMKCGELCTPYAVTTKPFDTDRTAREASSGGGR, encoded by the coding sequence GTGGGCCTGAAGGAGGGCACCAGGGCAGCGCGGCTGGCGAAGGTCGTCGGGCTGGTCGGCCTGGTCGGCGTCGGGGCCACGGGTTGCTCCACGGAAGAGGTGTTGCGCTTCGGCTGGCCCGTGGGCGTGACGGAGCAGGCTCACCGGATGCAGGAGCTGTGGACCTGGTCGGTCGTCGCCGCGCTCGCGGTCGGTGCGATCGTCTGGGGCCTGATCCTCTGGTCGGTCGCCTTCCACCGCAAGAAGAGCGAGGACCTGCCCCGCCAGGTGGCCTACAACCTGCCGCTGGAGCTCGTCCTCATCGTCGTGCCGACGATCATCGTCGCGGTCCTGTTCTACTTCACCGCGGTCACCCAGAACTTCGTCACGAAGAAGACCGGTGACGCGGACGTGACGGTCGACGTGGTCGCGTTCCAGTGGAACTGGGAGTTCAAGTACCCGGAGTTCAAGCTCCCGGGCGCGGAACCCGTGGACGGGAAAGAGCCCGTCGTGAGCACCATCGGCTCGTCCGGTGAAGTGCCGCTGATGGTGCTGCCCCAGGGCAAGCGGGTCCTGTTCAACCTGGAGTCCACGGACGTCATCCACTCGTTCTACGTGCCGGAGTTCCACTTCAAGCGGGACGTGTTCCCGATGCCGAAGAAGAACAACCAGGACAGCTCGTTCGAGATCAGCCCGATCGACCGGACGGGGTCGCTGGTCGGCCGGTGCGCCGAGCTGTGCGGCAGCTTCCACGCGGTGATGAACTTCGAGATCCGCGTGCTGGAGCCGGGCGACTTCGACCGGTACATGAAGCTGCGCCAGGAGAAGAACCCGAAGACGGGGCAGTTCCACACCGCGGCCGAGGCGCTGACCGAGATGAAGTGCGGCGAGCTGTGCACCCCCTACGCCGTCACGACCAAGCCCTTCGACACCGACCGGACCGCCCGCGAGGCGTCGTCCGGCGGCGGTCGGTAG